The following are encoded in a window of Penaeus vannamei isolate JL-2024 chromosome 35, ASM4276789v1, whole genome shotgun sequence genomic DNA:
- the LOC138859334 gene encoding uncharacterized protein: protein MKKEISAEEEAQESVGYDAPPEVVFFGKAFPGPVQGFPRASSGLIQGFPRASSWLIQGFPRDSSGLIQGFPRASSGLIKGFPRASSGLIQGFSRASSGLIKGFPRDSSGLIQGFPRDSSGLSQGQFRADSGLSQGQFRVDSGLSQSQFRVDKGLSQGQFRADSGLSQGQFRADSGLSQGQFRADSGLSQGQASSGLIKGFPRASSGLIQGFPRADSGLSQGQFRADSGLSQGQFRADSGLSQGQFRAFPGPVQGFPRASSGLSQGQFRADSGLSQGQFRADSGLSQGQFRADSGLSQGQFRADSGLSQGQFRADSGLSQGQFRADSGLSQGQFRADSGLSQGQFRADKGLSQGQFRADSGLSQGQFRADSGLSQGQFRADKGLSQGQFRADSGLSQSQFRVDKGLSQGQFRADSGLSQGQFRADSGLSKGQFRADSGLSQGQFRADSGLSQGQFRADKGLSQGQFMADSGLSQGQFRAFPGPVQG from the exons atgaagaaagagataagCGCGGAGGAGGAAGCGCAGGAGTCCGTCGGCTACGACGCCCCTCCGGAAGTCGTCTTCTTCGGAAA GGCTTTCCCAGGGCCAGTTCAGGGCTTTCCCAGGGCTAGTTCAGGGCTGATTCAGGGCTTTCCCAGGGCCAGTTCATGGCTGATTCAGGGCTTTCCCAGGGACAGTTCAGGGCTGATTCAGGGCTTTCCCAGGGCCAGTTCAGGGCTGATAAAGGGCTTTCCCAGGGCCAGTTCAGGGCTGATTCAGGGCTTTTCCAGGGCCAGTTCAGGGCTGATAAAGGGCTTTCCCAGGGACAGTTCAGGACTGATTCAGGGCTTTCCCAGGGACAGTTCAGGGCTTTCCCAGGGCCAGTTCAGGGCTGATTCAGGGCTTTCCCAGGGCCAGTTCAGGGTTGATTCAGGGCTTTCCCAGAGCCAATTCAGGGTTGATAAAGGGCTTTCCCAGGGCCAGTTCAGGGCTGATTCAGGGCTTTCCCAGGGCCAGTTCAGGGCTGATTCAGGGCTTTCCCAGGGCCAGTTCAGGGCTGATTCAGGGCTTTCCCAGGGCCA GGCCAGTTCAGGGCTGATAAAGGGCTTTCCCAGGGCCAGTTCAGGGCTGATTCAGGGCTTTCCCAGGGCTGATTCAGGGCTTTCCCAGGGCCAGTTCAGGGCTGATTCAGGGCTTTCCCAGGGCCAGTTCAGGGCTGATTCAGGACTTTCCCAGGGCCAGTTCAGGGCTTTCCCAGGGCCAGTTCAGGGCTTTCCCAGGGCCAGTTCAGGGCTTTCCCAGGGCCAGTTCAGGGCTGATTCAGGGCTTTCCCAGGGCCAGTTCAGGGCTGATTCAGGGCTTTCCCAGGGCCAGTTCAGGGCTGATTCAGGGCTTTCCCAGGGCCAGTTCAGGGCTGATTCAGGGCTTTCCCAGGGCCAGTTCAGGGCTGATTCAGGGCTTTCCCAGGGCCAGTTCAGGGCTGATTCAGGGCTTTCCCAGGGCCAGTTCAGGGCTGATTCAGGGCTTTCCCAGGGCCAGTTCAGGGCTGATAAAGGGCTTTCCCAGGGCCAGTTCAGGGCTGATTCAGGGCTTTCCCAGGGCCAGTTCAGGGCTGATTCAGGGCTTTCCCAGGGCCAGTTCAGGGCTGATAAAGGGCTTTCCCAGGGCCAGTTCAGGGCTGATTCAGGGCTTTCCCAGAGCCAGTTCAGGGTTGATAAAGGGCTTTCCCAGGGCCAGTTCAGGGCTGATTCAGGGCTTTCCCAGGGCCAGTTCAGGGCTGATTCAGGGCTTTCCAAGGGCCAGTTCAGGGCTGATTCAGGGCTTTCCCAGGGCCAGTTCAGGGCTGATTCAGGGCTTTCCCAGGGCCAGTTCAGGGCTGATAAAGGGCTTTCCCAGGGCCAGTTCATGGCTGATTCAGGGCTTTCCCAGGGACAGTTCAGGGCTTTCCCAGGGCCAGTTCAGGGCTGA
- the LOC138859335 gene encoding LOW QUALITY PROTEIN: cilia- and flagella-associated protein 251-like (The sequence of the model RefSeq protein was modified relative to this genomic sequence to represent the inferred CDS: substituted 2 bases at 2 genomic stop codons), producing the protein EEEEEEQEEEEEGEGEEEEVEEEVEEVVEEEKEEEEEEEEEEEGGEEEEEGEEEEEEEEEEEEEEEEEEEEEEEEEEEEEEEEEEEEEEEEEEEEXEEXEEEEEEEEEDKEEEEEEEEEEEEQEEEEEEEEGEEEEEEEDEEEEEEEEEEEEEEEDEDEEEEEEEEEEEEEEEEEEEEEEEEEEEEEEEEEEDEEEEEEEEEEEEEEEEEEEEEEEERRRTRRTRRRKREEEEEEEEEEEEEEEEEEEEEEEEEEGGRREEEEEEEEEEEEEEEEEEEEEEEEEEEEEEEEEEEEEEEEEEEEEEEEGGERERGRRSMLGEDLKVLLN; encoded by the exons gaggaagaggaggaggaacaggaggaggaggaggaaggggagggggaggaagaggaggtggaggaggaggtggaggaggtggtggaagaggagaaggaggaggaggaggaggaggaggaggaagaggaggggggggaggaggaggaggagggggaggaggaggaggaggaagaggaggaggaggaggaggaggaggaggaggaagaggaggaagaggaagaggaagaggaggaagaagaggaggaggaggaagaggaggaagaggaggaggaggaggaggaggagtaggaggagtaggaggaagaggaggaggaggaggaggaggacaaagaggaagaggaggaggaggaggaggaggaggaggagcaggaagaggaggaggaggaggagga aggagaggaggaggaggaagaggaggacgaggaagaggaggaagaggaggaggaggaggaggaggaggaggaggacgaggatgaggaggaggaggaggaggaggaggaggaggaggaggaggaggaggaagaggaggaggaggaggaggaggaggaggaggaggaggaggaggaggaggaggaggatgaggaggaggaggaggaagaggaggaggaggaggaggaggaggaagaggaggaggaggaggaggaggaggagaggaggaggacgaggaggacgaggaggaggaagagggaggaggaggaggaggaggaggaggaagaggaggaggaagaggaggaggaggaggaggaggaggaggaggaagaggagggggggaggagggaggaggaggaggaggaggaggaggaggaggaagaggaagaggaggaggaggaagaggaggaggaggaggaggaggaggaggaggaggaggaggaagaggaggaggaggaggaggaggaggaggaagaggaggaggaggaggaggggggggagagggagagggggaggaggagcatgtTGGGCGAGGACCTAAAAGTTCTTCTTAACTGA